CAGATAAGCTACTTACTCCATTGAGTATAATGTATCATAGGCAACTGCAATCACTTGTATATAGGTTTCTTACTTTTCTTACTAAAGCGGAAAGAGCATCCGATATAGGCACTTTAGCTCAAGAACGTGTTGAAGCGTTTCTCAACCAATATAAGTCAACCAGTACCTATTATATGAGTACCAGACGGTTGTTAGGGGTTTTCTTTTCGGAGTTTATCAGGAGAAAATACACCGATACCAATCTTAGCAAGGCGGCCCCCCGACTAAAAGTCAAGGCAGCGCTACATAAAACTTATACCAAAGAACAACTCACTAATATCCTGCAATACCTCAAAACTGCAAATGCAGATTTGTATTTGTGCTGCCTGTTATCTTATAGCTGCCTACTGCGTCCGCACCGGGAAATCAGGGTACTTAAATTAAAACACTTTTCAGAAGACTATTCAATTGTATCATTATCTGGCTCCGAAAACAAGAGCGCCCGTGTCCGGGTTGTCGGCATACCTGATTACTTGCAAAATATCATACGTGAGCGTTTATCTACAGTTGTCGACCCGGAGGCAAACATTTTTAGCTTAAAACGTGGCGGGTACAATGAATACTACTTCAACCTTATTTGGACACGGCTTAGGCCAATCATGATAAAAAGGGGTTTGCTGCAACCTGAGCAAACAATCTATTCGTTTCGCCATAGTGCGGCGGTAGATGTTTACAATCGGACTAAGGATGTCCACATAGTGCAACAGTTGATGGGACATTCTACTATGGTTGTTACTTTGAAATACTTACGTGGATTGGGAGAAATGAACAGCCGACAGCTAAAGGATCTATTGCCAGTGTTGGAATTAGCTTAACTGAGGGGTATCCTAGTATGGGAAACACCGGTCCCTTGGGCAAAGGGGGGATGTGAGGGCGTTTCTGAACCCGACCAGTTTTTTGATTTTAAAAGTTCGAATTTTAAAATTTCAATTTCATTCCTTGAATTTGCAGGTTCTTCAAAATTTTTTTTATCCAATTTTTTAAAAGAAAAACCCCATCAGTAGTTAAATTTTCCGATGGGGCTTTTCAGTAGTGTTAGTGAATGTAAATTGCTTGGAGTAATGGGAAATTTGAGAACAGCCGTACAGTTGAATTAGTTCGTATCAAACGCCCCCTATGCACACACTGCAATAATTCTCCCTCAACCTGTTCCAAATGCAATTTCTGCATTTCAGGGTGAGTAAATGTTTTAAACCAAAACCGTCGCCCTTTATATGACACCTGTAGATTTTTCGTTTCAAAATTATCGCATTCAATCATTAGCGTGTCTGCCAAGAACCTGTAATACATCGGATGATACATCATGGTACCGACAACACAAAAGTCTTTTCCTTCCAGTTTATTTGAACCAATAGCATTGCCAAAATGTAATGTATCAACCGGATTCTTGAAATATTTCTTGTAGTCATTTAATGTTATTACTGGTGAATCGCCAACTATAGCCGATACCGTTTCATGATATTTATCCAGTCCGCTTTTTGAACAGCTTCTAGACGTATCCTGTATAATCTTCCCCTGTAGCTCTATGTCAGATATATTTATTATTTCCAACCTATCACCAAACACTTTTTCAAGTAAAGAGATAGAAGCTGTAGCATCTAAAAAAATAAGTTTTTTATTTGATGGCAATTTTGACAAGTGGTTAACCTGATAGTGTATGTAACCGTCTTCTATTAAGAAGCTGGACGATTGAAAAAACTTCAGCACATTGCTATTGAAATGATTTCCCCGCACAATTTCTTTTAGGATAAAGTGGATGTTTCCAAAGTTAGGGGTGCTATGTACGCCTGAATCTTTAATATTTAAAATATCTTCCCAAGCATCGGTGTTAATGCCCCTAATCTTCAAATGATTTATCACCATTGAAACATCTTGTATAGTAGTTTTTAGCTGTTCAAACAATGAACCAAAAGTATTTTCATCAAAAACATAAGTATCCTGACCAAAAGATTGATACAGCATCCTTGAATGCGTTGTAAAGACGGTTGAACCGGAATCTATATTACTTATTTGTTTATTCTTTATACCATCAGCTAAAATGGGGTTTCCTTTTGCCAAATCTTTAATCAAGAAGCTGGCGACTTCACCTAATCCTTTTTGATATAGCTTGTTGAGACACTCCTTTACTGGGGCGCTAAAATTAGCCAAAGCTTCCGGGGTAACTACTTTTTCGTGCTCTCCTAATACGGATGCGGCATAATGTTCATCTTTAAGCTTGTTATTTGGAAAGCCTATTACGACACCTTTTTGATTTCGCCAATACGATGTTTTGCCAAGCCCCGGCGGTACCATAATTAAATACACCTTATTGTTCTTAGCAGTGCGCACCCGCTCATTTTCCATGAATAGCTTTGCTTCGGCATCTTGCAATGTAAGTATATCATGTTTATACGTCGGGTCAATATCAACCCTTCCCCGTTTCTTCAATATCTCAGGGAACGTTTGGTCTGGATTGTCTTGGTCTTCTTTAAATGGAGAATAATTACCAATCAGACAAGTATTCCAACTGTTTTGATTACGTAACCACGAAATCTTATAATACTTCTCTTTTGCGTATTTTGGATTTTTAGACAAGCATTCTTTGTATAGTTTATCCCCGCCGAGAAGTCCCATCAGGTTTGAAGCCATACAAAGAAGCTCTCTGTCCGTAAGTTTACATTTTAATTCAGGCGTACCATTGCCCTCGAAAAAGACTTTAAATAGCTTGCATTGAAACAGGTCTTCCAGTTTCCAATTATCTATTAATTTGCCACCTTTCTTAGATTCGTCGAAAAAAGAGGGAATATCAGTAATCCTATAAGTATATTGTATAGAATTAACACTATTCCCCTTATTTTTAATTTTATCAGGATTGAATAGTTTTCTTTTTCTCCCCCCGGCTAACGAGTATTTGAGTTCGTTAGCAATTTTAAACAAATCGGTAGGGTTAAAAGTTGAACCAGCTGTTCCCGGAAATATTTCCTTGTTGGTACCTGACCACACTCTTGCCAAATCCAAACATCCAGTGTCGTTTTTGCTGTTGAAAATCAACGTTAACACCTTGTAAATATCCGATGCAAGGTCAGCATCCCTTACTTCACCATCGCAAACAAACACCAAACGAAATCTTGGTTTAGTTTCGGTATGACGATAGGTATAGTAGCCAAACAAATAGTTCAACCCAAAATCCCGGCAAATATCATCCGCTTCGGCTAGGGTTAAGCCCCCGTCAAAATCCAGCGCAAAAATAGTTTGTGCTATAAAATTATTTGTATGACGTTTGCCCTCATACACTTGGGCGGTAAATGGAAATCCCCGCTCAATACGTTTAATTAATTCTTCCTCCGATGTTTTACAATACGAGAATTCTAGTTTAGCTATCTCTTTATCGGTAGGTTTGATGTGAAAGGAATGTTCACTCTTGGAGTAAATTAAGTCCACTTTTCATAAATCGCTGTAAGTTCTCTTTAATACTTCTTGAAGAAGCGAAAGACGGCAGGCAATAGTTCAGTGAACTTAGTAGTGCTATTGCCTGTGTACCCGTCTCAATTATAAATACTTTGAAAATTCGTTTTTTACAGATTTTTCTTATAAAAACTCCTTGACTGCAAAGATACTTTAGAAAAAAAAAATTGCCAGTTTTAATTGGAGATTCTTGTTAATAGCAACGGTAACTGGATAAGACCGCGTCATAGTTATTGCTAAGAAGAAGAGGGGAAATAATACCTACATAGGCTGTTCTGGTAGGAAATCGCGAGGGCTACAGTTAAATATTTTGGCGAGTTTGTTAAGGTGAGCAATGTTATATTTTGCTCGGTGTTTTGGGTTTTCAATTTGCGCGAAGAAGCCATTTGAGATTTCAAGTTTTGATGCAATTACTGCCTGTGACCATTTCTTTTGGGCGCGCATTTCTTTTACTCGCTGCACAATAAATAGATCTAAATCAGTCTTTTTTGCTTCCGCCATTCAGACTGCAAATTCCTTAACATTTAAACACGAGGTGTAAGTACATGTACTTGTATGTGTGATCTTTTTTCACTATCTTAGCTTAAAAAAAACGATATAATGGCGATGTATGAACACCTTGTAGTAGAGGAAGAGAACATAAGCACCTTTACACAAAAATTAGACGATGCTGCTGACGAAGGATTTAAAGTCATTTCTTCAAACTCTTTTTATATGAGGCATGATGTTAACGGCAGGGCAATCTATGAGACGACGTATTATGCATTGTTGGTAAGGTCTAGTGATGACAATGACGAAGAAGATGACTATTAATTATAATAAATTAAATCAATGGATAAACTCATTAGATTTCTGATTGGTACAGCTGTAGCGTTGGTGGTAATGTATATCATCGGCATTATTGTTTCTTTAATACTGATAGGCATTATAAGTGTCGTTTTAAAAATAACCGATAAATATCGTCCAGAATGGAGTGACTGGGAGTTTGATAGAGCAATGTCACCGTTAGTTACTAAAATCAATGGACAGGAGTTTTTTCAGGAGCGAACAGTGGTAGTTCGTAGTAATCGAAAGACGGGGGAGGTACAAACTAAAATGATAACCTCCCCAAATCAAAAACCGGTAAGTGAAGCTTCAAGATTAGAGGATCTTATCTTTTTTGCCAATAGGTGTTCACGACTTGTATAATAATTAAGGAGGGGGAAATTGCTATCATAATCGCCTTTTAGGGGGCTTAATAGAGAGTCATCTCTTTTCTGTTTTGCAGGGGTATATTGTATAATACGGAGAAGTTGACCAGGTGATTCCGTGGCAAATTGACCACCCAAAGTGCTGGCGAACGAGCGCAGCGAACGCTGTAGAAGCGTTGTCAAAAGTAGTTATTTAAAGTGTGTTTTGCAGATAGCTTTTTTCGGGCTCTGCGGGCCTTCTTTTTCTCATCGACTCTCCCTTTAGTTCCATCCGGTGCGCATCATGCACGATGCGGTCGAGGATAGCATCAGCGATCGTCTTTTCACCAATGACCTCATACCATTTACTGACCGGCAGCTGAGAGGTGATGATCAGGGATGTCTTACCGTGCCTGTCCTCAATGATCTCCATCAGTGCGGCCCTGCTCTGCGCATCAAAAGGTTGTATACCGAAGTCATCCAGGATCAGTAGTTGCTGGCGTTCCAGTTTGGCTACATCCTTCATGTAGGAACCATCTGCCTTGGCCATCTTCAGCTTAGCAAAGAGTTTGGGTGTGCTGGCATAGAACACGCGGTAACCCAGTATGCAGGCTTGGTGTCCGATAGCAGAAGCGATATAGCTTTTGCCGATACCGGTGCTGCCTGTGATCAACAGGTTCTCATTCCGGTCAATAAAGTGGCAGTCTGCCAGGCGCATTACCTGATTGCGGTCGATACTACGGTCGGCATGGTAGTGGATGTTCTCTACCGAGGCCTTATAGCGGAACTTAGCATACATGATCGTACGCTCTATGCGCCTGTTCTGCCGGTCGTCCCATTCGGCCTCTACCAGGTGGGCCAGCAGTTCATCAGTGGTGTATTCTGCGGTCTGTCCCGTTTCCAGGCAGCTTTTAAAGGCATGGTACATGCCATAGAACTTCAGTTTGCGAAGTTTGTCTAAGGTGTTCGTGTTCATATCGATCTGTTCATTAATGGTTATTTATAGTAGTTCTCTCCCCGGATATTGTCATGGCTGGGCATAGGCAGCTCGTCAGCAAATAAGCTTTCCTCGTAGCTGTCCATCTTGTTCTCCAGTATCTGCTGTATGGTCTTGTAGTTGTACACGCCATAGCCGAGCGCACGCCTGCAAGCGCTGGCCAGCCTTTCGTTACCTGCCTTGCGCGCCAGGCTGAGGATACCGATACAGGAGCGGTAAGCTTGTTCCGGATGTTGCTTTCGGTCCAGTATCTTCAGGATGTAAAGCCTCACATCCTCGTGAATGGATGCTGCCCATTCCAGGAACTTATCGGGTGTCCATTCGGTCATAAAGCGGTGTGTCGAAGCCAGGTGATCTTTATCCGTTGTGTAGCTGTAAGGGCTTTTGATGCGCCTGTGCATGGCGATGCGTTCATAGTGGTAGTAGACTTCTACGTTGGTGCGGGAATACAGCAGTTTGACCTTCCTGCCGATAAAGCGGTACGGTAC
This region of Mucilaginibacter yixingensis genomic DNA includes:
- a CDS encoding tyrosine-type recombinase/integrase, with protein sequence MPVFDIEPKIVASKSLKNRSYILYYLDGVRYRLYNGNAINVDIHPNRAGTIAERNRQLSKLLYEVYKAFDSCVTQTSSQPIVPKVKSAPVLKSVEQAFKEVEADKLLTPLSIMYHRQLQSLVYRFLTFLTKAERASDIGTLAQERVEAFLNQYKSTSTYYMSTRRLLGVFFSEFIRRKYTDTNLSKAAPRLKVKAALHKTYTKEQLTNILQYLKTANADLYLCCLLSYSCLLRPHREIRVLKLKHFSEDYSIVSLSGSENKSARVRVVGIPDYLQNIIRERLSTVVDPEANIFSLKRGGYNEYYFNLIWTRLRPIMIKRGLLQPEQTIYSFRHSAAVDVYNRTKDVHIVQQLMGHSTMVVTLKYLRGLGEMNSRQLKDLLPVLELA
- a CDS encoding helix-turn-helix domain-containing protein; this encodes MAEAKKTDLDLFIVQRVKEMRAQKKWSQAVIASKLEISNGFFAQIENPKHRAKYNIAHLNKLAKIFNCSPRDFLPEQPM
- the istB gene encoding IS21-like element helper ATPase IstB, whose product is MNTNTLDKLRKLKFYGMYHAFKSCLETGQTAEYTTDELLAHLVEAEWDDRQNRRIERTIMYAKFRYKASVENIHYHADRSIDRNQVMRLADCHFIDRNENLLITGSTGIGKSYIASAIGHQACILGYRVFYASTPKLFAKLKMAKADGSYMKDVAKLERQQLLILDDFGIQPFDAQSRAALMEIIEDRHGKTSLIITSQLPVSKWYEVIGEKTIADAILDRIVHDAHRMELKGESMRKRRPAEPEKSYLQNTL